In a single window of the Waddliaceae bacterium genome:
- a CDS encoding sel1 repeat family protein: MQALSLFDDHRILSDKDNLFLTFDPNAHIIFLEGEEIIIQSRISRLVGALFKNQSQHLEGYNAIKPVALKIINDINSYIKVDERHQPDNLKIIKEFELLKLIATDMSEELLEVAGKARALGYIYINEFQRSLTLCEGASVDQSFYSHQALLLKRSRELFKKSYEKGDNYAGLILAYAYGKKCIKEDPDYKESARLYEVAAAEDFPEAMNNLGRLYKRGHIGRIEIKGQESVPNYAKAAEWYEKAAAKGLPKAMNNLGILYEQGHIGRIKIKEQKSVSNYAKAANWYRKAGEAGYSIAMYNLGLLYNKGRIGRIEIKGQESVPDYAEAARLYEVAAAEDFPEAMNNLGCLYKKGHIGLIEREGQDPVPDYAEAARLFRAAAAKGIPEAMNNLGCLYKKGHIGLIEIEGQDPVPNYAEAAKLFRAAAAKGIPEAMNSLGILYEQGHIGRIKIKEQKSVSNYA, from the coding sequence ATGCAAGCACTAAGTCTTTTTGATGATCATAGAATTCTTTCGGACAAGGATAATTTATTTTTGACGTTTGATCCTAACGCACATATAATCTTCTTGGAAGGTGAAGAAATTATAATTCAATCGCGAATAAGCAGGTTGGTGGGGGCGTTGTTTAAAAATCAGTCACAACATTTAGAAGGATATAATGCTATCAAACCTGTCGCATTAAAAATCATAAATGATATTAATTCATATATTAAAGTCGATGAAAGACACCAACCTGATAATTTAAAAATAATTAAAGAGTTCGAATTGCTTAAGCTAATAGCAACCGATATGAGCGAAGAACTTTTAGAAGTAGCTGGCAAAGCGAGAGCGCTGGGGTATATATATATTAATGAATTTCAGAGAAGTTTAACGCTATGTGAAGGGGCGAGTGTAGATCAGAGTTTCTATAGCCACCAAGCCCTTCTCTTGAAAAGATCTCGTGAATTATTTAAAAAGTCTTATGAAAAAGGCGATAATTACGCTGGTCTCATTCTTGCTTATGCGTATGGTAAAAAATGTATTAAAGAAGACCCTGATTATAAAGAATCTGCAAGGCTGTATGAGGTCGCCGCCGCAGAAGATTTTCCAGAAGCAATGAATAACCTTGGAAGGTTATATAAAAGAGGTCATATTGGTCGTATTGAAATAAAAGGGCAAGAGTCTGTTCCAAACTATGCAAAAGCTGCCGAATGGTATGAAAAAGCAGCCGCAAAAGGTCTCCCAAAAGCAATGAATAACCTTGGGATTTTATATGAACAAGGTCATATTGGTCGTATTAAAATAAAAGAGCAAAAGTCTGTTTCAAACTATGCAAAAGCTGCCAACTGGTATAGAAAAGCCGGCGAAGCAGGTTACTCCATAGCAATGTACAACCTTGGACTTTTATATAATAAAGGTCGTATTGGTCGTATCGAAATAAAAGGGCAAGAGTCTGTTCCAGATTATGCAGAAGCTGCCAGGCTGTATGAGGTCGCCGCCGCAGAAGATTTTCCAGAAGCAATGAATAACCTTGGGTGTTTATATAAAAAAGGTCATATTGGTCTTATTGAAAGAGAAGGGCAAGATCCTGTTCCAGACTATGCAGAAGCTGCCAGGTTGTTTAGAGCCGCTGCCGCAAAAGGTATCCCAGAAGCAATGAATAACCTTGGGTGTTTATATAAAAAAGGTCATATTGGTCTTATTGAAATAGAAGGTCAAGATCCTGTTCCAAATTATGCAGAAGCTGCCAAGTTGTTTAGAGCCGCTGCCGCAAAAGGTATCCCAGAAGCAATGAATAGCCTTGGGATTTTATATGAACAAGGTCATATTGGTCGTATTAAAATAAAAGAGCAAAAGTCTGTTTCAAACTATGCA